In a single window of the Magnolia sinica isolate HGM2019 chromosome 7, MsV1, whole genome shotgun sequence genome:
- the LOC131252093 gene encoding glutamate synthase 2 [NADH], chloroplastic-like isoform X2, protein MLLRMAHRGACGYESKDVGFELPPPGEYVVGMFFLPTPEVEETEPLKRPTRVPDAVKHRGFHAYEWESILYRDLDVRMND, encoded by the exons ATGTTGTTGCGGATGGCGCACAGAGGTGCTTGTGGTTATGAAAGCAAGGATGTTGGATTTGAACTACCGCCACCAGGTGAGTATGTTGTTGGGATGTTCTTCTTGCCAACACCTGAG GTGGAAGAGACAGAGCCATTGAAAAGGCCGACACGAGTTCCAGATGCTGTCAAGCATCGAGGTTTCCATGCTTATGAATGGGAAAGTATTTTATACAGGGACCTTGATGTCCGAATGAATGACTAG
- the LOC131252093 gene encoding glutamate synthase 2 [NADH], chloroplastic-like isoform X1, whose protein sequence is MLLRMAHRGACGYESKDVGFELPPPGEYVVGMFFLPTPEVRREEMKIVFRKVEETEPLKRPTRVPDAVKHRGFHAYEWESILYRDLDVRMND, encoded by the exons ATGTTGTTGCGGATGGCGCACAGAGGTGCTTGTGGTTATGAAAGCAAGGATGTTGGATTTGAACTACCGCCACCAGGTGAGTATGTTGTTGGGATGTTCTTCTTGCCAACACCTGAGGTTCGTCGTGAAGAAATGAAAATAGTATTCAGGAAG GTGGAAGAGACAGAGCCATTGAAAAGGCCGACACGAGTTCCAGATGCTGTCAAGCATCGAGGTTTCCATGCTTATGAATGGGAAAGTATTTTATACAGGGACCTTGATGTCCGAATGAATGACTAG